Proteins encoded together in one Deltaproteobacteria bacterium window:
- the bamA gene encoding outer membrane protein assembly factor BamA, whose protein sequence is MNKVGRFEYQKMAKRFGLGWLRLFCVAALIFSAASAQADEAKISEINIEGNRRVQDKTIAAALTLKVGDSLDPVQVTKDLRAIWDKGFFKDIQILQEVTAAGVVITVQVSEKPAIRKVLYKGNDDVSDEDITEVVNVKPMKILNVELLKTNSQKIRELYVDKGFFLADVDHEVLPVGTDGRRVDIVFNVKENFKVQVRRLTIVGNSHLSDTDIKTMIQTREGNEISFITKSGTYKDEHFQTDLMRIQALYYDHGFVSIKVGQPTVTLTPDRRYIDIVIPVEEGVKYSIGNITFAGEIELKNSEGKVIVTEDILRKFIVSTKGETFKRTTLFEDIGRLANVYKNMGYAFANVTPNSKMRPEDKEVDLEMSVQKGDLVYIDRIEISGNTKTRDKVIRREMRVFEGELYSEAGINASKARIFQLGFFENVEIKPAGGAQRDTMTLEVEVKEKSTGTFQVGAGFSSVESFIATAQVAQNNFLGTGQSLSLSLQLSFGTFGRKFGSLQFYEPYLLDSMFSLGLNAYVTQQFYRDFQRAATGFSPTVGYPITPDLRLSLGYTIEQIEISQSSALRRAHYLVDETGGINSAINTSVAYDTRNNRLFPTAGQYHRFKAEISDEILGADGEMEFLRLQLTARYYQPIIWGLVLKLNAEFGYLHSTGEAESSASAPRRAPISERFFPGGIYSVRGFEPRSLGPCELAPLDSMDHLSRADCLNVGGNKQAIFNIELEFPILESAGIKGVLFFDAGNAFNDDQGWFYAGTSAEDQPDVFIIGSDTATKPPMGLYLSTGFGFRWFSPIGPLRFEWGIPITKKATTDDNLIFEFTIGNFF, encoded by the coding sequence GTGAATAAAGTGGGTAGATTTGAATATCAAAAGATGGCCAAACGATTTGGCCTTGGCTGGTTGCGGCTCTTTTGCGTGGCTGCGCTGATATTTTCTGCTGCTTCGGCTCAAGCCGATGAGGCCAAAATCTCAGAAATTAATATCGAAGGCAATCGACGGGTTCAAGATAAGACCATTGCCGCAGCACTGACTTTAAAGGTCGGTGATAGCCTTGACCCAGTCCAAGTCACGAAAGATTTACGGGCTATTTGGGACAAGGGCTTCTTCAAGGACATTCAAATCCTTCAGGAAGTAACTGCCGCAGGTGTCGTAATTACCGTTCAGGTTTCTGAAAAACCTGCAATTCGCAAAGTGCTTTACAAAGGTAACGACGACGTTTCTGACGAAGATATAACCGAGGTCGTCAACGTTAAGCCCATGAAGATTCTCAATGTAGAACTTCTGAAAACCAACTCTCAAAAAATCCGTGAACTCTATGTGGATAAAGGTTTTTTTCTTGCCGACGTGGATCACGAAGTTTTACCCGTTGGAACAGATGGTCGCCGTGTGGATATCGTTTTTAACGTCAAAGAGAACTTCAAAGTCCAGGTGCGCCGGTTAACCATCGTCGGTAACTCACATTTGTCTGACACCGATATTAAGACGATGATCCAGACCCGTGAAGGCAATGAGATTTCATTCATTACGAAAAGCGGGACCTACAAAGACGAACACTTTCAGACGGATCTAATGCGGATTCAGGCGCTCTATTATGACCACGGATTCGTTTCTATTAAGGTCGGACAACCCACTGTCACGTTGACGCCAGACCGCCGCTATATCGATATCGTAATTCCTGTAGAGGAAGGCGTTAAATATTCGATTGGCAACATTACGTTCGCTGGTGAGATAGAACTCAAGAACAGCGAAGGCAAGGTCATCGTCACTGAGGATATTCTTCGTAAATTCATCGTCTCAACAAAGGGCGAGACATTTAAGCGAACAACCCTATTTGAAGACATCGGACGTTTGGCCAATGTTTATAAGAATATGGGTTATGCTTTCGCGAATGTAACGCCCAATTCTAAAATGCGCCCTGAGGACAAAGAGGTAGACCTCGAAATGTCCGTTCAAAAGGGCGACTTGGTTTACATTGACCGCATTGAGATTTCCGGAAACACCAAGACTCGGGATAAGGTTATTCGCCGTGAAATGCGAGTCTTCGAGGGTGAGCTCTACTCGGAAGCGGGCATCAATGCATCAAAGGCCCGAATCTTTCAGCTTGGCTTCTTTGAGAATGTTGAGATTAAACCAGCGGGTGGCGCTCAGAGAGATACCATGACCTTAGAGGTTGAGGTTAAGGAAAAGAGTACCGGCACCTTTCAGGTTGGAGCAGGATTCTCAAGCGTTGAAAGTTTCATTGCTACCGCACAAGTGGCTCAAAATAACTTCCTTGGAACCGGCCAATCACTGTCTCTCTCATTGCAGCTGTCTTTTGGTACCTTTGGACGCAAGTTTGGTTCTCTGCAGTTTTACGAACCATACCTTCTCGACTCGATGTTCTCGTTGGGCCTGAATGCCTATGTGACGCAGCAGTTTTACCGCGACTTTCAGCGGGCGGCCACCGGGTTCTCGCCTACAGTGGGGTACCCCATCACGCCAGATCTGCGCTTGAGTCTTGGTTACACCATTGAGCAAATTGAAATTAGCCAGAGTTCTGCCTTGCGGAGAGCTCACTATTTGGTTGATGAAACTGGCGGAATCAATTCTGCTATTAATACATCAGTGGCATACGATACACGTAACAACCGCCTTTTCCCAACCGCCGGTCAGTACCACCGCTTCAAGGCTGAAATCTCCGACGAGATTTTAGGCGCCGATGGTGAAATGGAGTTTTTAAGGCTTCAGTTGACGGCTCGGTATTATCAGCCAATCATCTGGGGCTTGGTGCTTAAGTTAAACGCCGAATTTGGATACCTCCACAGCACTGGAGAGGCTGAAAGTTCAGCTTCTGCCCCACGCCGGGCGCCCATCAGTGAGAGATTCTTTCCCGGCGGTATCTATTCTGTTCGCGGATTTGAGCCTCGTAGCCTTGGGCCTTGCGAACTCGCACCCCTGGACTCGATGGACCACTTAAGCCGCGCCGATTGCCTCAACGTAGGCGGGAACAAGCAGGCAATCTTCAATATCGAACTGGAATTCCCGATTTTGGAATCCGCAGGTATCAAAGGCGTTCTTTTCTTTGACGCGGGTAATGCATTCAACGATGACCAAGGTTGGTTCTATGCTGGAACCAGCGCTGAAGACCAGCCAGATGTGTTTATCATAGGTTCTGACACGGCAACCAAGCCGCCAATGGGCCTATATCTATCTACTGGTTTTGGGTTTCGCTGGTTCAGTCCAATTGGACCACTGCGCTTCGAATGGGGTATTCCAATTACGAAGAAGGCAACGACTGACGATAACCTAATCTTCGAATTCACCATCGGAAACTTCTTCTAA